The DNA segment AGTGTGCAGAAGCGGATCATCCTAAATCTCTTTGAGAATTAACACAAAATAGTTACAGTCTAcgagaacagattatgcataataaGTAAATTATAAGCATGCTTCTTAAAAGAACATACAAGggagagtatgcaaacctttgaacaacctttcttcaagtatcccttgaTTGTTCAGCAACTGGATCAAAGAAATACTCAAACACAACAAACAGAATAGCCAACAACACGAACTGTTGAATCCTTGATCATAATCGAGTCTAACTCAATCCTCGAACCTTGAACTGAAtaggaacaccaccacaagtgttaccttggtattctcagtgtgagaatctaggattTGTTGCCTctgtgtgactttggatagaggaaagaAGGagatagacgatcgagtaagtggaagatgaatgaagtctatcgtatagactagatactcgatAATTTAGTAAGAGGAAGCCTAtggtatagactttgctactcgatcgtgtaacaaCGAGTAAAGAAGTAACTATCGCATATTAAACTCGGTACTCTATCATGTAGGCTATGAGatactatcgtttagtaaaacattaCAACACAAATGAATGATCATCTGATTTTTGGAAAACGATTTTCGTTTTAATCTCACAGTTACCTTAACTtctaataacctcccatttaattggttattaaagaaaaaaaaataattatcatataattaatatattataaataaatattataaccaacttatcatattatatttataacctatagttttaatatttcatcatatgaaatatataaaccatagttctttttgtatgttatgatatttaatataaatcatatttatattagttcctccaataaaagtatctaatacatcataccaattatatcacatataattgaattaatttaattatatcacatataattaaactttctcttgttaatttgaacacttcaaactaacctaaaatctgattcttaacttgaacccattgagctaccaaggggaccttatggacctgtagcttgaagctcgaACGGTAcataaataactgactaaactctttaatcacgagatccaccatccgttaattgttggttactccactaaagaccgatagttgcactctttgcactacaaatatatttttgtctccattagatataaccagttaacaatgcgatgaccctttaTAAATCgatcgtaagtacaactgggccaatttaccgttttgcccttatagttacgtctaactccttaagtaccattcattcctttaatgaacaataagtcatagtcctactatgactgagtcctctcttcccaagagagggtgcaGCCAccatgttcaagacctagaaccagcccttaagggatcaatttatctacttaccccttcttcggggaaggagtgaatttcgtctagTGTAGccgagttcccaactctccaatcagatgaatctccagAATGGTATGCtagttgagttagcaatctgaccactctcacccacacaaatcaaaggactgccctcatgaGCAGatgttcccaacttactcaggattaaggtcatgtcacctatggtcatcctagggAAATGttagtctcaattatcaacgacgttatataaaaagactaatcatctcgtggtacagtcttatacaaactctttgtataggataacttcgctcgcatgtctccacataaatggtcaggattagacaatttgtagcactttacaacacttataacatctacaaagtgtgTCGTATCCGTAGTGAAGATattcctcctttatccttatagtacagaccatttaggttatcactaaaggcatgatccacttgtatgtctcacatacatgtttaagttacatcaaaTAACGacggattttagtttattggattgagtaaatacctataaaataacacttattttattaataacaatatgcttagaaagtgtttacaaactacgaaactaccagaagaattaggacaccaatcccaaaacaaccctcccactatgttgagACGCttttcaactcttgagaaagatgtaaagtaccagtttcatcaacaacttttattgatggacctgctcaatcgacaactcttattgatgtatTTGCCATTTCTCTGGTcatttcatctattactagcctactatgaggttgatgattttttacGCGGTCTTTCTCTAAGAAAgttacatttgtcgatacaaataccttatcttcttaagaatcataaaagaaaccaccttttatccctttagggtaacctataaataagcatacctttgaagaaattccaactttttaggattttgaacCAATACATATGTTGCATCCCCAGATCCTGAAGTGatataaactacctttacatcctttccataactcgtaaggtgtttaacactttcgagggaaccatgttcagtaTATACACCGCAGCCTCAACTatgtgtccccaaaaagaacaTGACAACTggcataactcattatagaaAGAACCATGtgtaacaaggtcctatttctcctttatACCACACCATTTTGTTCAGGTGTGCTAGGAGCTGTGAGTTGTGAGTTTGCAACTCGTTGaatagagttgtaaggttgtaatcAACCCTGTTCAAAATAATGTTGCTTacaaagtgaaggaagctttctAGTAACGACTCCaaaattatgctaacctagctTGCCTCATCGATGCTCGACCTGTTCATCTCTTCCACGTTAAAGTGAACCACCATGTTTAGAACATGTTCACGAAAAAATGTACCCTCCTTCatcttggagttgaagatgaacttaagaGCATCGTGCCTGAGCTAtgcggacggttgtccaaatatTTCCCTtagggactctatgatctcgaGTGTAGTGATAatgggctcatgtttcttggccaaaatGTCATTAAGGCTGGCCAAGAAGTACGCTCGGACCTTCTTGTTCGCCCGTGTCCATTTCTCATAACCTtttgaacatttcgagtggcgttttgaggtggaatagaaggacaccCCTTCATAAGGAcgaccttaggtcatcgatgattagtatCGGGTTTATCATGTTTTTTTAACTAGCGTAGTTCTCATCAGTCAGTTTATCTGCAACTAAAAAAGTAAGAGTAGCGGTAGCCATTTAATAAAGTTGCTGAAAAAAGAACAAAGttaataagtctacttgcattaccacttttaacaccaattaagtttcaacaaaatagttctattgtacTCTAAGTAatatctattttgtaatgatgacccagtgaggcaggacaaaagtcactgtTGGGGTGATCAAGTACCCCTTCACTTGTATGAGACAATCTTAACCATTAGATGGAAATAACTCtttgtaactgaatctaacagtcaccattgttcggtccaaaatttgttaacatccttaaaaaGTTTGTGTAAatataacccctcattttagaccctagagtctcgccctaatgcacccaccgtagggaaaaagaaaattaggacaagagactaaaaaaaccctatccatttcagaagatcagataaagagttgtgcaaatacAGCCATCCTTTATGGGGACATTCCCAGAGTGCCTCGAGGAGATGCactaaaactttatccaacctaatgagagaaacTGTGGGATATATTGTCAcacgtcctgctcccacttactatgaacattctcttcattcaccttgatattgacctacctaaattCCATCGTAGAGGTGACATTCTCAAGGTGCCTTgaggctgaggatagatctcacggtgtgaacttttagggagaaacgtgtagaggtaaagtgaagtatcatataccccaattacctcccactgaatgttctacctagagaTTCATTCACTTAGTAAATCTGactactaattttaattaagtggatgtttaatttgctaaaaaaacaacacttgcttttgatgattatACAAGTTTGATTCGAgttttattaaacactttaatagacaatcatcaaatttgcatgcatgcagcaaatctatctaattcacctttctagatAGGTTCCGAGGTAGTGGTGTGatgtttccatcgacttaagcaccccagcctagccaaaacCAACCTTAgtcaaaaggtcccttatagatagatttggtacatatttaatgttttattagtcaatttaatcctatcaaAGCgagttaaaagattaaacttaggtatcgaATCTCATTAGAATTGTGagcttaggtctatctcaatcaaatttttaaaactcttttaaaacatgattaaagcctaagtttgcatgcaactcgttcttgttgattttaattataatttcattaatgataactcttataaagaatAAAACTATCAAAATCAACCACCTTGCTAAGCTAGATATCCacgaggtatttataactttcataaataaacctaagtgtcatgcttcatgcaatgttcattcattattatatataacttttatataacatgtaatgaactaagcatacatgctaacatacacccttatactataatacttataatacaaaaatgatgcatggatatgctttgaTGCATGTAAATATTAtatctcttatattatatgatgcatgagcatgctctaatataatttaatcatgcaaactactatattataacctttatattataaagatgatgcatgaaaaaatgaataaccaatggtgggttttaaaactatatgaccaTTATGGCATATAAGCAAACATACATTACATGTACATTCATTAAAAAATTGATGGACTGGGATAATTAACCTCAAAACcgaaaaaataaagctaactattaaaAAAAGGATCGAGTCAATTGGTTCAAACAGGtaaactgggtcttgaaccgcctgAGTGAAGCCTCgccacttgatcgtgtagcatcttCTTCAGATCATCGAGTAACGCTTATCAAGTatagactatgcgatgagcatgaggCCAATGGGATCGTGTAGCGCATATTGAGTAATGCATACCATGCGATCATTCAGacaatgactatgcgatgagcatgagttcctaaacgatcaaggagCAAACATCGAGTATCTTATACCGAGTGATCGTGTAGCCAGTAACTATGAGATGGGCATGCTggcctacacgattgtttagtgtgCGTGCCATGTgtcaagtatcatatactctaCGATCGTTTNTATGAGATGGGCATGCTggcctacacgattgtttagtgtgCGTGCCATGTgtcaagtatcatatactctacgatcgtttaacCCGAGCGTCTACGCGATCGAGTAGTCAACGCAACATGattgagtaaactctttacccgATCGCGTAGTATTAGCCCTTAcaaattatgcccaaaaacacagaggctcttacaaattaactCTTGTAAATGTAAAAGAGAgctaaacagaggcaattatcCCGAAATTATCCATCAACAGCATCCACAAACACATCTAATACTTAAACGCATTGCATAATAACTTAAAACTCACCAAGACtgtaaatgaaattcaatacatcaatagaatttgaaatatcagaacaacctgactctggtaccaattaaaggatctctaaaactagagaactcatgagcggaagcagatcgttcaaCAACTCAGCGAACAAGCATGAACACAACGAGCAACTGAAAAATCTTCGATCACCAGCGAGTAAAAAtcaatcctcgaccctcgaatagaactcgaccctcgaacagaactcgacaccaccacaagattaccaTTGTATtttcggtatgagaatccaggagttgtggactcTATATGAATTTGGATAGAGCGATGGAGGAAGTAGATGATCGAGTATGCGATAACCAATCGTATAAaagaagaagtctatcgtatagacttatcTACTCAATTGTTTAGGCTCTAAGGCTATCATGTAAAACTCGTTTTTACTCGATAATGAATTACATGAGAAGTTTTTCGACTTcaatgattttgaaaaatatttttccttttatctcacagttaccataaaccgTGCATAACTatccactaaggtggttattggagaaaaagaaaattaattatctgataattaataatttataaataaatacaataactaacttatcatattatatttataacctatagtattatcattgcatcatatgcaacatataaacaatagttcttttttctattttatgacacttattataaataatatttatattaattcctccaatcaaataatgtatcaaatacattatatcaattatatcacatataattgaattaatttaattatatcatgtataatcaaaatccctcttgttaatttgatcagtccaaactaacccaaaaactgattctcaacttgaatccattgagctaccaaggggaccttatggacttatagtttgaagctccaacggtacataaataattgactaaattctttaatcacaatatccaccatccgttaactgccagacacttcactaaataccgatagctgcactctccgtactacagatatattcctgtgtccattggatataaccaatcaacagtatgatgacccttcacaaaccactcgtaagtacagctgggccaatttatcattttgctcctgtagttacatctaactccttaagtaccactgatccctctattgaacagtcgatcatagtcccactatgactaaacccttctcgggctaagagaaggtgtggtgccaaATTTTTTAAGCCttagaatcagtccttaaaggaGTAACTTATCTATttcccttgcttcggggaagaagtgaattctgtcttgtgtagctgagttcccagctcccaatcagacgaatccccaaaatggtaggcttcttgagtcggcaatttggccactctcatccatgcaaatcaaagaaccaccatcataggcagaagttcacaactcactcaagatttaggtcatgttacctatggtcatcctagtgaaatgaaagtctctattatgaacgtagttatataacgagactaaacatttcgtggttcagtcttatataaactcctttatatagagtatccccgttcgcatgtctaatacattaatgatcaagattagatcatttgtagcactttgcaacatttataacacctacaaagcaagtcacatttgtagtgtcaccaggataaggtatccctcctttatccataacctacagaccatttaggttatcacttaaagcacgatccacttgtatgtctctacatacatgcttaagttacaatgataactatggatcttagtttattggtttgtggttaatacaactaaaatatctcatatttcatagactaaagtgaataaaatatatcatattataaataaaaaaatgtatgttcatataagtgtttacaaactacaggactctacgagatttaaggcatcaaccccaacattattacaacaatttataacatatatcaaatgcatgtaacatgcttcctatggtaggattttaaatgtacatggcatacaatatgcagaaatatgtttcatttaaatataacatacatcacatgcataaatatttagaCAACAttgatatggttcaactttggcatcctaagcaaacaataataactaaattattacaaactaGGTCAAAAACTGCTTCGAAATTATTTTGGACCGCATAAACCAACCCAAATCGAGCCCGAACCACCCGAACCAGACCTCCAAACCTTCAAAAGATCTGAACCAGTTCAAGAATGGTTGAAAACCAATCGAACTGGACCTTCTGCGCGAACCGGCTCACGAACACGTGCGTTGTTGGGCTAGGATGAGCAGCGTTGCACATCCTAGCATTACGAAGCCTCGAGCTACATAtgagcagcattgcaacgctctagGGGTAGCGTTACAACACTGCCTGGTAGAAGGCACTCCTTTCAATTTCTATTGTtgaccttgcttgcttcaatcctcaaattacaacctaatttcgaCTCTAttaactccaaataaattacaaactctagagcacacatataagctcatcaatcaagaaccaattacaaatttaatttaggaatcaaagagaaatctaatgccaaaattgATTGAAGCACCATATCAGTCTCCAAAAATGCAATCcaagaaattcacccaccaaactcaaatcaatgttaattgagtgcttaaatcacgatctgataccaattgataggaagtataagcatgcaatggaagcaatcagaaacaataagcactctaactacatttaattttatttctaaaagcatgtaaaacatattttttagaagagggtttcatgaaacacatacctttaaagaattcttccaaatccaagctgctcttcagAAATCTAAGCTTTAAAACTTTAGTGAACCactaagagatcttctctactattcttagccttgAATTTAAGTGGTGGAATTCAAGATTGAACTGAATTGTAAAGGAAAAAGGTGTGGGTTTGAGAGAATAAGAAGATTTCTATAGAAATTCTCAATTTCCAGCAATTTCTCACTCATGTTCAGCTACTTCTCTCTCAAGTCTAAGAAAATTTTAGACTTTTATGTAACATTTACATGtaagaaatgaagaaatttagttAATGCCACATCAATTTGACTAACAAGTGGGCTATAATAagaatgtttaattttttattattattattattattactactaatttttaatttcaattttgaaaatgaattttatttttaattaattcaaaattaattaaattcaaaaaattcaaaattaatttctcaaatttaattaagattaaaaattaattaaataataatttaatatcaaatattaaattaaacacctaattttgaagataaatcttattcatgtaatcaatatataaataaatatttaaataaatatttaaatattataaactctctaatttcatttaatttcgataaattaaacgtttaattatgccgaatataattattcaaatccTAATTACAATTTGaccacttcaaattgaaaaccctaaattcaatttgaacattttaaattgaaatcatttcaattcactcaatttactaaaggtgttcatgttttacaagttaatagagggaccttatagaccaacagatcatgagctccaacgatttgagattaattggctaaaactctttagaccaaattaatcaatattcgttaactaccgagtcataccactatagtttgatagttacactctcctcattgtagatatatttgtgtccacttgatttaaccataatcagtaagtcgaccctgcataggttgttcataataatggctAGGTCAAACGTTGTTTTACCCcaaaaattacatcttgctccttaaattccattgatcctctaatgaacaattggtttgtgatccaattactAAATTGAATTCCTCTCGAAtcaatgaaagggtggggccccttgttcaatacctggattcaatacttaagagaacaaccttcctcctatccctaaattgggaaggcgtgaattccatcttgcactctatATCCCCAGCaatctacccagtcttatccttgaaatgggaggcttattgagtcggtggtgttgagccaaccctcacctatgcaaatctaaggataatcctgaataaacaggagttcatagttagcttagaattaagatcgagttacctaggtcatctaagcgaaatagttagtcttaaacaataaacaacattatgaagtaagagtgacttatttctagGTCCGATATTATGCAAACTCATCGCATAGAACACCCCATtcttcatgtcaatacatgaatgaatgaggatcacttcgtttgtagcaccttataataaattgtaacaactacagagtgggccgcatccgatagtgttaccagaataagacacccaaccttattcatatactatacaccgttttggctatttactcgaacttgatccatctttatgtcttcacataaagttcaagtatttatataatagtcatggatcttagtttattggatataatctttataagtgcaatttacaaattcaataacaactttattgaataaatgtttaataacatttttatctataatagaaaatgtttaactttacaaacggcaagttttaggacatacgaCCCAACAATTTTATGAAGACCTTGGGAAAACAACGatttctttatcttcttcatgAGTTGGATATTTGTGATCCTCATGCTCCAATTTGACCGGGTTATTAGGAGATATTCTCCTATTTACTTTCTATATAATTATTTTCCTTATTCAATTTCAGTTGTATTTTAGGTTTACCAAATATAGGTTGTATGTATTGAATGAAAAATGGAAGGAAATAGCTTTCCTAGAACAATACAGTACAATATACCTATCATGTCAAAATCACTATTGAGTCTTTAGAAAACCAAAAGTGAGTTTATACTACCTTTATATTACCTTCTACCTTCAAACAGAACATGAGAAAATTATTAGAAGGTAGGTAATTGAAATATCACAAAGGGACCCTAGGATAATTTGTTCAATCAACACACATTTCTCAATataaagattttttaaaaaagaacttCACTGATGAGTTTGTCCAGTTGCTTCCAAGCACAACCACCAGGTTTATATGCTTCTTCGGCTTTACTCTTCAAATTCTTTACATTCTCTTTCATTTGCTTACCCTTTTCTCCGTCCATTAACTCTCTCACAAGCTTCTCCACTTCATTTCTTTTCACATTGTTATCAATTTCCATTCCAATCCCCCACTCACTGCAACAATAACGACAATTTGTTTGTTGCTCAGCAAAGAAAGGCCATGAAATCATTGGAACTCCAGCACATATACTTTCAAGAATGGAATTCCATCCACTATGTGTTAAAAACCCTCCAATTGAAGAATGGTTCAACACTTGTTCTTGGCAACACCAACTTGCTATCAAGCTTCTATCTTTGGTTTGTGTTACAAATTCTTGTGGCAAAATGGCTGAATCTCCTACAACTAAATCTGGCCTTGCAATCCACAAGAATGGCTTCCCACTATCAGCTAATCCCCAGGCAAACTCAATCAATTGTTCTGATGTCATCACTGTGATGCTACCAAAATTTACATAAACAACTGAGTTGGGTTCTTTTGAATTCAACCACTCAATGTATTCTGTTTCCTCAACCCAAAAATTCGAACCTATTGCTCTCAGTTTTTCATCATCTATTTGGTTAGCAAGCATGTGAAGTGGACCAATCGGGTAAAGAGAATGAAGGATAGAAGAAAGAGAATTCATAACATCTTGTTCGAGTGAATcatatgtatttaatataattgtagAAGCTTGTCGAGATCAGTTCATTTCTTGAATGACAAAATTGAGCATGATATCATCTGGATCTGTTGTTCTAAGAAAGGGAGGAAGGTCTTTCAAACGTATACTTTTTATTCCCTCAGTCCATTCAATTGTATTTTCCAAATATCCATCTGTTATTTGACTCTCATCTGTTAACCAAGAAAGAGGCCAAAAATTAATCACACAACTCcgattaaattacaagtttaatctATAAACTTTCAtagcaaaaattaaaatattttgatacCTTTGAGTCGTACCAAGCCTTGGTTGACGAGCACACTATATTTCAAGCAACCAAAGTAGCCACAAGCACTGGAAGTCCAAAACAAAGCGTATGGGATATTAAACTCATTGGCAGCCAACATAGAGAAAGACATAAGACCATCTCCAATAATGCAGCTAACTGGTGGGACATTACTAGAAGGAGAAGCAGCCATTGAGTTAAGTTGAGAAATAAGTTCACAGAAAGGAGCTAAGCAATTCTTGGAGGTGGATTGGCAAAGTGCAGGAATATCTTGAGTAGAATTTGCATCGGAGATCAGAAGGCCGTCGGGAATGGTTCGGAACGTAAAATCCAGCAAGCCATCGAGCGAGTCAGGGCCTCTCGACTTGAGCAATCGCTGATGATTGTACTCGGTGTTGACGAAAGTTATGTGGAAACCTTTGTGATACAGAAGCTTAGCCATCCTTACCATAGGGGTGATATGTCCTTGGACTGGATATGGGAGACATACAGCATGTGGTTTATTAGTTTTTGAGGTAAAACCCATCTTTGAACaacttcctttttcttctttgtttctcTCTTTCCTGAAATGGGAACTTGCTCAGTTATGGAGAATTGGAAACTGATATAAAAACTTGGACATCTTATATATAGGCTGCAAAACCAAAACACATTGGATATTTGGTGTttagttttagaaaataatgcttataaaatgttctctcaatattttcaaaatcaagtaaggattttgaaaacttatttgTGTTGTTGGAgttttattaaaaattcacaTGTTTACTAAAGAAGATTAATGAAAATTTGCATGTATAACCATCTAACACAAAACAATCTAAAACTATttgcaaatataatacaataatcTAAAActatttgcaaatataacacAATAACTTTTATCTTCTATCAATACGTATCACTAATTGACATCTATCATTGAAAAACGACCTATCGATAAAAGAATCTATCATTAATTGACCTATCATTGATGAATCTTTAAGAGTGAGaaagttgatgtttatttataatttattgaccttaacttttaaaagttcatcAGTGATAGATGCCACTTTTAAAGGTTCATCAGTGATAGATgtcaatcatatttaatatcgaTAGTATAATAAATATTGTTTGCATTATTTGTTATTAGGCTTATTATTGATGTATAGTATGGAGAAACCAAAAATAAATGTATACTAatagttattatttataatttatcaaCAGTCATTTACATGTTTCATAactattagatacattaataactatcaataaacaaaaaatggTATATTGACATTTAactttgaatttcaatttgtgATTATTAACGTgcttatttgttattaattgtATATATAGATGATTATACCATATCAATAGAATTAAAAGGaccatatcaattatattttaccttttttttctttcttttaaggGTAATTGCAATTGATAGCA comes from the Benincasa hispida cultivar B227 chromosome 5, ASM972705v1, whole genome shotgun sequence genome and includes:
- the LOC120078167 gene encoding 7-deoxyloganetin glucosyltransferase-like isoform X2, yielding MGFTSKTNKPHAVCLPYPVQGHITPMVRMAKLLYHKGFHITFVNTEYNHQRLLKSRGPDSLDGLLDFTFRTIPDGLLISDANSTQDIPALCQSTSKNCLAPFCELISQLNSMAASPSSNVPPVSCIIGDGLMSFSMLAANEFNIPYALFWTSSACGYFGCLKYSVLVNQGLVRLKDESQITDGYLENTIEWTEGIKSIRLKDLPPFLRTTDPDDIMLNFVIQEMN
- the LOC120078167 gene encoding 7-deoxyloganetin glucosyltransferase-like isoform X1, which produces MNSLSSILHSLYPIGPLHMLANQIDDEKLRAIGSNFWVEETEYIEWLNSKEPNSVVYVNFGSITVMTSEQLIEFAWGLADSGKPFLWIARPDLVVGDSAILPQEFVTQTKDRSLIASWCCQEQVLNHSSIGGFLTHSGWNSILESICAGVPMISWPFFAEQQTNCRYCCSEWGIGMEIDNNVKRNEVEKLVRELMDGEKGKQMKENVKNLKSKAEEAYKPGGCAWKQLDKLISEVLF